In Limnochordia bacterium, a single window of DNA contains:
- a CDS encoding ketoacyl-ACP synthase III, which produces MKELIRSAGILGTGRFVPERVLTNEDLEKMVDTSDEWITTRTGIKERRIAEPEQASSDLAILAARAALEDANIRADQLDLVIVATVTPDHAFPSTASILQNKLGATKAAAYDLAAGCSGFVYGLTAAATMIEARAMNHVLVVGVETLSKIVDWTDRSTCVLFGDGAGAAVLGPVPEGYGILSSVLGSDGSGAELLVLEAGGSRNPASLETVQGKRHTISMHGNEVFKFAVRIMDEASLNVLKKAGLSSEDIDLFIPHQANIRIIDAAARRLQLPEDRVFVNVDAYGNTSAASIAIALDEARKKGRIQSGDFVLLVGFGAGLTWGAAIVRWY; this is translated from the coding sequence ATGAAAGAACTAATACGTTCGGCCGGCATTTTGGGGACAGGTAGGTTTGTCCCTGAACGGGTTTTGACCAATGAAGATCTCGAGAAAATGGTGGATACTAGTGATGAATGGATCACAACCCGCACCGGGATTAAAGAGCGGCGCATTGCAGAACCGGAGCAGGCTTCTTCGGATCTGGCAATCTTGGCCGCTAGGGCCGCCCTTGAAGATGCAAATATTCGTGCGGATCAATTGGACTTGGTGATTGTCGCCACGGTGACTCCGGATCATGCCTTTCCCTCCACTGCCTCTATTCTCCAAAACAAGCTTGGGGCAACTAAGGCGGCTGCCTATGACCTAGCCGCAGGCTGCTCGGGGTTTGTCTATGGCCTAACTGCTGCCGCGACAATGATTGAGGCACGGGCTATGAATCATGTTTTGGTGGTGGGCGTGGAGACTTTAAGTAAAATTGTCGACTGGACCGATCGTTCCACCTGTGTGTTGTTTGGCGACGGGGCTGGGGCGGCGGTTTTAGGTCCGGTTCCTGAGGGTTATGGTATTCTCAGCTCGGTACTAGGCAGTGATGGTTCCGGGGCAGAGCTGTTGGTCCTGGAAGCGGGTGGATCACGGAATCCGGCATCCTTGGAGACGGTTCAAGGAAAAAGACACACTATCTCCATGCATGGGAACGAGGTATTTAAGTTTGCGGTCCGGATTATGGATGAGGCTTCCTTGAACGTGCTGAAAAAGGCCGGGCTTTCTTCCGAGGACATCGATCTATTCATTCCCCATCAGGCCAATATCCGGATCATTGACGCGGCAGCCCGTAGACTACAGCTTCCGGAGGACCGGGTCTTTGTGAATGTGGATGCCTACGGGAACACCAGTGCGGCCTCCATTGCTATTGCTCTGGATGAAGCCAGGAAAAAGGGTAGAATTCAGTCGGGAGATTTTGTTCTACTTGTTGGCTTTGGTGCGGGCCTGACTTGGGGAGCAGCGATTGTGCGTTGGTATTAA
- the fabG gene encoding 3-oxoacyl-[acyl-carrier-protein] reductase: MILTGKVALVTGGARGLGKAIAATFLGEGCKVAICDLDETILQQTVSEFEKDFGQRIKGFRADVTDPASVEQLITDVENTWDSVDILVNNAGITQDSLLLRMTQAQWQKVMDVNLTGVFNCSKAVLRGMIKRRYGRIINISSVVGRMGNAGQANYAASKAGVIGFTKSLAREVASRGITANAIAPGFIESAMTEQLNEEQKKRLTDQIPMQRTGQAVDVANAVLFFASDLSAYVTGQVLNVDGGLLMN; the protein is encoded by the coding sequence ATGATACTGACCGGCAAGGTGGCACTTGTTACCGGTGGTGCGCGGGGCCTTGGTAAGGCTATTGCTGCAACCTTTCTAGGGGAAGGTTGTAAGGTGGCTATCTGTGATCTAGATGAAACTATTCTGCAGCAGACAGTAAGTGAGTTTGAAAAGGATTTCGGACAGCGGATTAAGGGTTTTCGTGCTGATGTGACAGACCCGGCTAGTGTGGAGCAGCTGATTACTGATGTGGAGAACACATGGGACTCAGTGGATATCCTAGTGAATAATGCTGGTATTACGCAGGACAGTCTATTGTTGCGGATGACTCAGGCACAGTGGCAAAAAGTGATGGATGTTAACCTAACTGGAGTTTTCAATTGCAGCAAAGCGGTGCTACGTGGGATGATCAAACGGCGTTATGGGAGGATTATTAACATATCCTCGGTTGTTGGCCGGATGGGTAATGCAGGACAGGCCAATTACGCTGCATCTAAGGCAGGTGTAATTGGGTTTACCAAAAGCCTTGCTAGGGAAGTGGCAAGTAGGGGCATTACAGCAAATGCGATTGCCCCGGGCTTTATCGAGTCTGCCATGACCGAACAGCTAAATGAGGAACAGAAGAAGCGCTTAACTGATCAAATTCCCATGCAACGCACTGGGCAAGCAGTCGACGTGGCCAATGCAGTACTGTTTTTTGCTTCCGACCTAAGTGCCTATGTAACCGGTCAAGTCTTAAACGTCGACGGCGGGCTGCTAATGAACTAG
- a CDS encoding acyl carrier protein yields MDVFEKVKEIIVDQLGIEEDAVTPQASFTDDLHADSLDIVELIMAFEDEFGIEISDEDAEKIQIVQDVVSYLNERV; encoded by the coding sequence GTGGACGTATTTGAGAAGGTAAAAGAGATCATTGTCGATCAGTTAGGCATTGAGGAAGATGCGGTAACTCCGCAAGCATCCTTTACAGATGACCTGCATGCTGACTCCCTCGACATTGTAGAGTTAATTATGGCTTTTGAAGATGAGTTTGGTATTGAGATTTCCGACGAGGATGCTGAGAAGATCCAAATCGTGCAAGATGTGGTTAGCTACCTCAACGAGCGAGTCTAA
- the fabD gene encoding ACP S-malonyltransferase produces the protein MGIAFVFPGQGSQYVGMGWELYAVGGRVQEIFEQADEFLGFSLKELCFLGPGNRLNQTRYTQPALLTVETACVQLLRERGLVPDLLAGHSLGEYSALVAAEAVDFAACLDLVVKRSLLMEDAAQGAMAAVLGLDAESVERVCQEVGDVWPANYNCPGQVVISGTSSGVLGASEKLLGEGAKKVVPLAVSGPFHSPLMLSAGKRFSPYLEQTSFKKPQIPVVGNVAARAIEDATLLPHELTAQLSSPVKWEQSIRYMVDQGIKVFVEVGPGKVLAGLIRRIDRQVSVYSVFTPAGVDKLLASLKGDVVI, from the coding sequence ATGGGTATTGCTTTTGTATTTCCCGGCCAGGGCAGTCAATATGTCGGTATGGGGTGGGAATTATATGCAGTTGGCGGTAGGGTTCAGGAGATCTTTGAACAGGCTGATGAATTCCTTGGCTTCTCCCTTAAGGAACTATGCTTTCTGGGGCCAGGGAACCGGTTGAACCAGACTCGGTATACACAACCGGCTCTGCTTACGGTGGAAACAGCCTGTGTACAGTTGCTTCGAGAGCGGGGACTTGTGCCAGATCTGTTGGCAGGGCATAGTCTGGGGGAGTATTCGGCATTGGTTGCAGCAGAAGCTGTGGACTTTGCAGCTTGCTTGGACCTTGTGGTAAAGAGAAGCCTCCTTATGGAGGATGCTGCCCAAGGAGCAATGGCGGCTGTACTTGGGCTAGATGCAGAGTCAGTGGAGCGAGTCTGCCAAGAGGTAGGAGATGTGTGGCCAGCAAACTACAACTGTCCTGGACAGGTCGTCATCTCAGGAACCAGTAGTGGGGTCTTGGGGGCGTCGGAGAAGTTGTTGGGAGAGGGGGCGAAAAAGGTGGTGCCCCTTGCGGTGAGCGGTCCCTTTCATTCTCCCCTGATGCTTTCTGCCGGGAAGAGATTCTCACCCTACCTGGAGCAGACTTCCTTTAAGAAGCCCCAGATTCCAGTAGTCGGCAACGTCGCGGCCCGGGCCATTGAAGATGCAACACTTCTGCCCCATGAGCTTACTGCTCAATTATCCTCGCCGGTAAAGTGGGAGCAGTCGATTCGCTACATGGTAGATCAAGGGATCAAGGTCTTTGTGGAAGTAGGTCCGGGCAAGGTTTTAGCAGGCCTTATCCGTCGGATCGATCGTCAGGTAAGTGTGTACTCGGTGTTTACTCCAGCGGGGGTGGATAAATTACTTGCTTCGTTGAAAGGGGATGTAGTAATATGA